CGTTAgacaatttatttatataaaaagttcgttgtattaattttattatattttaggcttaattctagttttagtcccttattttagctgaattgcaaaagtagtcccctattttgtttctctccattTTTGGTTgatcaaacagaattttggtccaaaatttgatgaaaattcattttttttgcatttatttaagctACATCATGCCTTAAGATctccccattttatttctttccagttttggtcctcaaacataattttagtccaaaattttgataaagtgtcattttttaaagttgCACTACATCATTAATGATAATAGATTTCAGGTataattgttgcaccacgagataTTGAGGCATGatatgacttaaataaacgcaaaaaaatgaatttttaacaaattttgaatcaaaattatgtttgtgGATTAAAACTAGGGAGAAACAGAATAGGGGAACtattttcgcgattcagctaaaataaagggatcaaaactgcaattaagcctatattttattaatatcaattttaagAGATGAAGAACAAATTGAACATATGCATGATACAGAGGCACATGGGTTGAGAATGAGAGAGACGAAATGCAAtttcaatttctcaaaatataaacataaaggTGTgagtatattttaataatttatcactATTGTTTTGATAatctaatataattatatataaaaaataatcgataatatatagttattatatatatatataaaagttaaaaaatatagaggattgataatatattattatatatataaaaaataatcgataatatacaattattatatataaaagaaaataaaaaaaatataaaagataccGTAATTTAGGGTTGTGCAAAAAATCCGATTATGAGACCCAAATTCAAAATGAGatccaaatccattttaaatatccgattaaaatcatatggttataatctggttggataaccacttatgttttatatttggatttagtTTTTATCTactaccaatattttgttaattttgagattatattttttgaaaaaaatttgaatttttcttttctcaaaaaaaatttaaatcgaatttttttaaaaaatttatcgaaaaaatcaatttttttaaataaccgatttttaaattatgaataaatattttttaaaaaaataatcaaattttaaccgattttaaaaaaaaaattaattttaaaattaaaattttcaaaatcagtTGCTTATAAATCGGTTGTTTAACTATGATcagttttataattaattttataatcaattttaaatcaaataataaatttaattataaatctaaattcatatattaattttaaaataggaattgtttggttttttttaaaaatcaaacataaacaTATAGCCTCTACCCCCTCCTGAAAAGGTCCGCGCTGTATACATTTTTTAACCTAAATATTGATAGAAGTTACCTGCAAATATTTTATgacttaattataaaaacaatctaaagaattaaatgtattttgcctaaaataaataagaaataaaaaataaaaaaaaggggcaaaagaaagaagaaaaccCTGAGGTTTTAGATTGGGGTTATCTCGTCACCGCACCAGCTGCCGCAGCCGTATCTAACCTAATTAATCAATCAATCATCGGCCACATCTTGTCAGAGATGGTGAGCCAAAGGCAACGACTTGCTCGGAAACGATTCAAAGAAGAACACCCCGAACTATTCCCCAAAGTTGAACCCACTCCTCCTAAAGACCCACTCAAAAAGAAGACCAAGAACAAATTCAAGCGCAAAAAGCCAGACTCAAAAGACAAACCCCGTTCAGGAAAACGCCCCCTTCGTGTTCCCGGTATGAAACCCGGTGACACGTGTTTCATTTGCAAGGGCATAGATCATATCGCAAAATTCTGTACTCAAAAAGCCGAATGGGAAAAGAATAAGATATGTTTGCGGTGTCGACGACGCGGTCATAGAGCTCAGAATTGTCCTGAGGTTCATGATGGTTCTAAGGATGTTAAGTATTGTTATAATTGTGGTGATACTGGTCATTCTCTTGCTAATTGTCATCAACCTCTTCAAGAAGGAGGGACAATGTTTGCTCAGTGTTTTGTTTGTAATCAACAAGGGCATTTGAGTAAAAATTGTCCTCAAAATGCTCATGGCATTTATCCTAAGGTATATTATCTTATATCATTTCAATTATACTATACAATTTTCTCTCCAAAGGATAACCATATAAGTTAGTTCAATTAACAACACTTGTTCTTTAAACAAACGGTTTGGCTCAAGTGATTAATGAGCTCTAGAGAATGACGGAGTGATCGGGATTATCACATTCGACCTCTAGTTGAAACAATTGTTGACGAGACTTTACTTATCTTCCGAATGAACTTTTAGATTATCAGTGTCCATTTCCCTTGAAAAT
The genomic region above belongs to Cicer arietinum cultivar CDC Frontier isolate Library 1 chromosome 4, Cicar.CDCFrontier_v2.0, whole genome shotgun sequence and contains:
- the LOC101495974 gene encoding uncharacterized protein produces the protein MVSQRQRLARKRFKEEHPELFPKVEPTPPKDPLKKKTKNKFKRKKPDSKDKPRSGKRPLRVPGMKPGDTCFICKGIDHIAKFCTQKAEWEKNKICLRCRRRGHRAQNCPEVHDGSKDVKYCYNCGDTGHSLANCHQPLQEGGTMFAQCFVCNQQGHLSKNCPQNAHGIYPKGGCCKICGGVTHLARDCPDKGQNGSGAAKGPVHNLLRTNERPIGQVTKFVSGDDMEDDFTAAQIKDDKSKPSKLKDDNVKPKKGPKVVNFD